The Fragaria vesca subsp. vesca linkage group LG2, FraVesHawaii_1.0, whole genome shotgun sequence genome includes a window with the following:
- the LOC101301637 gene encoding WD repeat-containing protein 18-like, translating to MEVVVASSSVESDIACWDFNTGAELLRYKSCASPNHGLVSVGDRFLASSQLRHTSDGGSVKYWAWSKPQPDAKSSQDEPIKPLAANREGTYVVGGGVSGTIYLWEVTSGRLLRKWDAHYRAVSCLRFSDDGTILFSGSEDGEIRAWNLVTIFDDHQSQHEKYGHLLSFTEHSLSVTDMVLGFGYDPVIVSASEDRTCKIWSFSRGTLLRNIVFPTIIDAIAMDPGENLLFAGGRDGNIYVAALNTAKTASSKYGLHIINCFSNHSKAVTCLAWGLSGNYLISGSEDGMVRVWDAKTANIIRVLKHSKGPVNNILVIRQQVSHTIPNSQASSRRHGSSLPPPLEKRAYEADKDAGFKAVIGLQGTCNKSTDAVYITSDVMECQIRELQQQGSASAEMEIERLKHENKRCQQMIQQWKKMYDNLHQFCVNELVDGDKGGAPNGNAP from the exons ATGGAGGTGGTGGTGGCCTCCTCCTCCGTCGAATCCGACATCGCCTGCTGGGACTTCAACACCGGCGCCGAGCTCCTCCGCTACAAGTCCTGCGCCTCTCCCAATCACGGCCTCGTCTCCGTCGGCGACCGTTTCCTCGCATCCTCTCAGCTCCGTCACACCAGTGACGGCGGCTCCGTCAAGTATTGGGCCTGGTCCAAA CCTCAGCCTGATGCCAAGAGCTCGCAAGACGAACCGATAAAACCGCTGGCTGCTAACAGAGAGGGCACCTACGTGGTTGGTGGAGGTGTCTCCGGGACTATCTACTTGTGGGAG GTAACTAGCGGTAGGCTGCTTAGGAAGTGGGATGCTCACTATAGAGCTGTAAGTTGCTTGAGATTTTCTGATGACGGCACCATACTGTTTTCGGGGTCTGAGGATGGAGAAATTAGAGCCTGGAACCTTGTAAC GATATTCGATGATCATCAAAGTCAACATGAAAAGTATGGACACTTGCTTAGTTTTACCGAGCACTCGCTTTCTGTAACGGATATGGTGTTAGGATTTGGATATGATCCCGTTATTGTGTCGGCTTCAGAGGATCGAACATGCAAG ATTTGGAGCTTTTCAAGAGGAACATTACTGAGAAATATTGTTTTTCCGACAATAATTGATGCAATTGCAATGGATCCTGGTGAAAATCTCCTCTTTGCTGGTGGTAGAGATGGAAATATATACGTGGCTGCACTTAATACTGCAAAGACAGCTAGCAGCAAATATGGGTTGCATATCATCAATTGCTTCTCAAACCACAG CAAGGCAGTTACTTGCTTGGCATGGGGACTATCTGGAAACTATTTGATTTCTGGATCAGAGGATGGCATGGTTAGAGTATGGGATGCTAAAACTGCTAACATTATCCGCGTGCTCAAACACTCAAAAG GTCCAGTGAATAATATTCTAGTTATTAGACAACAAGTTTCTCATACGATCCCGAATTCACAAGCCTCCTCCAGGCGGCACGGTTCCTCATTACCACCTCCACTAGAAAAGCGTGCATATGAAGCAGATAAAGATGCAGGTTTTAAGGCAGTCATCGGTCTCCAGGGTACTTGCAATAAATCCACAGATGCAGTGTATATCACTTCTGACGTGATGGAGTGTCAAATCAGAGAGCTTCAG CAACAAGGTTCTGCTTCAGCTGAAATGGAGATTGAGAGACTGAAGCATGAGAATAAAAGATGCCAACAAATGATTCAGCAGTGGAAGAAAATGTATGACAATTTGCACCAATTCTGTGTAAATGAGCTTGTCGATGGTGATAAAGGAGGAGCCCCAAATGGAAATGCTCCCTAA
- the LOC101314058 gene encoding transcription factor HEC1-like → MDINQLKSEEQMEMMMMMQMDKISELCGAYNDVVSDLPSSEHFSGSATSMPHYSHDQNPHTVSSSPPSSFLNLHPSTISFTNSLEQSPEPQLASDKRASMAAMREMIFRIASMQPIHIDPESVKPPKRRNVKISKDPQSVAARHRRERISERIRILQRLVPGGTKMDTASMLDEAIHYVKFLKSQVQTLERAAVNNNNNRVQQTGIGFPVAMSSGSNYLSNSMAKAYQAHPPQHHQNVQHFGDA, encoded by the coding sequence ATGGATATCAACCAACTAAAATCAGAGGAGCAGATGGAAATGATGATGATGATGCAAATGGATAAAATCTCCGAGCTCTGTGGCGCCTACAACGACGTCGTTTCCGACCTCCCTTCATCTGAACACTTTTCTGGTAGTGCAACTTCCATGCCACATTACAGCCATGACCAAAACCCTCACACTGTTTCTTCTTCACCTCCATCCTCATTTCTTAACCTACACCCTTCAACCATATCATTCACCAACTCACTTGAACAATCACCAGAACCTCAACTGGCATCGGATAAGCGTGCTTCAATGGCGGCTATGAGGGAGATGATATTCAGAATCGCCTCGATGCAGCCAATCCACATAGACCCGGAGTCGGTGAAGCCGCCAAAGAGAAGGAACGTGAAGATTTCCAAGGACCCTCAGAGCGTGGCGGCTCGTCACAGGAGGGAGAGGATTAGCGAGAGGATAAGAATACTCCAGCGACTAGTCCCCGGGGGAACTAAAATGGACACTGCATCCATGCTGGACGAGGCTATTCACTACGTCAAATTCTTGAAGTCTCAAGTTCAGACGCTGGAGAGAGCCGCCGTGAATAATAACAATAACAGGGTACAACAAACCGGGATTGGTTTTCCGGTGGCGATGTCAAGTGGGAGTAATTACCTTTCTAATTCTATGGCCAAAGCGTACCAAGCCCATCCTCCGCAGCATCATCAGAATGTGCAGCATTTCGGCGACGCTTGA
- the LOC101301353 gene encoding heat stress transcription factor B-4-like has protein sequence MALMIDNCGEGILLSLDSHKSVPAPFLTKTYQLVDDPVTDHIVSWGEDDTTFVVWRPPEFARDLLPNYFKHNNFSSFVRQLNTYGFRKIVPDRWEFANEFFKKGEKHLLCEIHRRKTAQPTQLPINHHQYHPHSPLGSHHVVTGPGFFPFPRGSNSPSDSDDFPNWCDDSPPPLVSSPPSGCGGGPLNTGYCSNVATTTTVTALSEDNERLRRSNTMLMSELNHMRKLYNDIIYFVQNHVKPVAPSNSYPGSLLLCNPTQNTLNPNNSSAAIHKPLNQVFGYHNNPKQTQPHHQPMAHVMMNNNVNVSSPTTAKSTSSVTIIEDRPGNNNGCKTKLFGVPLLHSKKRLHPEYNNGSNHTAMEATKARLILEKDHDLGLHLMPPSTC, from the exons ATGGCTTTGATGATAGACAACTGCGGCGAAGGCATACTCCTCTCTCTCGACTCCCACAAATCTGTCCCGGCTCCGTTTCTCACCAAAACGTACCAGCTCGTCGACGATCCCGTCACCGACCACATCGTCTCTTGGGGCGAAGACGACACCACCTTCGTCGTCTGGCGTCCTCCGGAGTTCGCCCGCGACCTCCTCCCCAACTACTTCAAGCACAACAACTTCTCCAGCTTCGTCCGCCAGCTCAACACCTAT GGTTTCAGAAAGATCGTGCCGGACAGGTGGGAGTTCGCCAACGAGTTTTTCAAGAAAGGTGAGAAGCATTTGCTCTGCGAGATCCACCGCCGCAAGACGGCTCAGCCGACACAGCTCCCCATCAACCACCATCAGTACCACCCGCATTCGCCGCTCGGCAGCCACCACGTCGTCACCGGTCCCGGATTCTTCCCCTTCCCACGTGGCAGCAACTCGCCTTCCGACTCCGACGACTTTCCCAACTGGTGTGACGACTCGCCGCCGCCACTCGTGTCATCTCCACCTTCCGGCTGCGGTGGTGGTCCCCTCAACACTGGCTACTGCAGTAACGTTGCGACCACTACCACCGTGACAGCTCTGTCGGAGGACAACGAGAGGCTGAGGCGGAGCAACACCATGCTGATGTCGGAGCTCAACCATATGAGGAAGCTTTACAACGATATCATCTACTTCGTTCAGAACCATGTCAAGCCTGTCGCTCCCAGCAATTCTTACCCAGGTTCTCTACTTCTCTGCAACCCAACACAAAACACACTCAACCCCAACAACTCATCCGCCGCCATCCACAAGCCTCTCAACCAGGTTTTTGGGTACCACAATAACCCTAAGCAAACCCAACCACATCATCAGCCAATGGCCCATGTCATGATGAACAACAACGTTAACGTCTCGTCTCCGACCACCGCCAAGAGTACTAGCTCGGTGACGATTATCGAAGACCGGCCCGGCAACAACAATGGGTGCAAGACCAAACTGTTTGGGGTTCCACTGCTGCATTCGAAGAAGAGACTGCACCCGGAGTACAACAACGGCTCGAACCACACAGCCATGGAAGCAACTAAAGCTCGCTTGATTTTGGAGAAGGATCATGATTTAGGTCTTCACCTTATGCCCCCATCCACATGTTAG